The DNA segment GAGGAGGCGGCCGGACCGAGCGGGCGCCCGCGCGTGTGGCGTGAGGGGAAGCCGCTTGCCCGCCCCCTTcgccttcccttctctccccctccccgctccccccccGACCGCGGAGCAGCACCATGTCGGCGCCGGCGGCCAAAGTCAGTAAAAAGGAGCTCAACTCCAACCACGACGGGGCCGACGAGACCTCAGGTGAGAGCAGCGAGCCCGGGGGCCGGCCCGCGCCGCCATCTTCGCCGCCCGCCCCGGCCCGCAGGCCGCCGGCGGGGCCCGGGGCGCGCGCGGGGGGCGCCGGGCGGGGGGGCGCGGCGCGGCCGGGCGGGGGCCCGCGGACTCGGCGCCCTTTTTTGTGCGCggctgggctgggggcctggGTGGCCCGCGCCGCGGCGGCCGCGCTGCGAGGCGGGGGCGCTGCGGCCTGCTCGGCGCGGGCGGAGGAGACCCCCCCTTCCTCTCCCCCCTCCCTcgctctcctccccctccctccctcccgagAAGCCTCTCTTTATTGTGCTCCGCCATGATGCCTCGCTCCCatcagccgccgccgccgccacatGGTGCGGCCGGACGCGGCCCCGCGCCCGACCTCCCGCGCGGTTCCGCTTCGCGCCCGGCCCGCGGCGGCGCCCCCGGCACCCCCGCCCAGAGGCTGGCCCCGGCGGGGCTTCTGCCTGGAGCTCGGGTGGGGTGGGGGCGCGGGGAACACGCGGGCGGCCGCGCGCTGGGCCTTGGCCGGCCGGGAGGATGCTCTGGCCAGCCCGGGCGCACTCCCCACGTGGGGCGGCCGCCCCGTCGCGCCAGCGTGCGGAGAAACCTGGCGCCGCGACCAGTGTATCGGGGGTCTTGGAAATGGCTAAGAAAGCTGGCCTCTGCCTAGGAGGCTCTCGGCAGGGGGGCTGCCAATCCGGGATGGTTACCGGAAATGAACCGCGCGATCTGGCCCTTTCACACCCACTTAGCTTTGTAGGGGGTTTGTAGTCTTTACAGGACAAAAGGGCACCTATTCCAGAGCACacccccttttcttcctctcccttctgtGCCTCACTGCTTTCCGATCTCATAGTTGCTCCCAGTAAGTGCTCCAAAGTCGTGTGGGGCCGCATCTGAGGTCTGCCCGCCTGAATTGGGTTGGAGGGGTTCATGTTCTGAGAAGGCGAAGGCCAGGGTGTAGGATGGTGCCCCGTGACTTTCCAGTCTTTGTAGGCGTGCCTGGTATCTTCATCGTAATAGCAGAGTCGTCAACTTTCTATGAAAGGTGGTTTTACCTTGATAGGTGGTAGTGGTGGCCTAATTTGTATCATTGTCATGGGTTTAGTTTCcatattctagttagcagctgcTACTGTTCTCTTGCAAGTGTATAATGTGAAATAATAAACGTGAAGACTTCTGAATAAGGTTATTCTGTGTCTTTCATAGTAGAAACCTTAATGATCGGTCTGTTGTAGTGAAACTCTTTAAAAAGGCGCTATAGAAAACCAATTTCTGAGTAAACCAGCAGACAGCATGACTTGTAAATggtcttttaattaattaaaaagaaattagtcaGCTACAAGCATGAACATGTGGAACGCTTGCCTTTGTACTAggcgtttttgtttttgttttaatggctTTTGGAATATTATAGTATTAACATCTGGAAAACTAGGTAAATTTATCTTAGAATTAAGTTTTTTGCTCCTTTTTTGCAGAAAAAGAACAGCAAGAAGCGATTGAACACATTGATGAAGTACAAAATGAAATAGACAGgtaacatttttcttaatatactTCGGAGAAATTTTCTGAGATGTGTCTAATAGCCCGGTAATTATCGAAGCTATGGTCAAATCTATCCACTGTCAAAGGGGAAATGATTCTAACTTGGTTGGAAATACTTATGTAGATTCAGTGTTTTTTGGTGAAGTGATTGTACAGAAGTTTTTGAAAGTGCATTGACCTTACAAGGTTTGGGTTTGCTTTCAAAGACTGAAAATTGTCTGAATTGCAGTGTAGGTCTTCTGATGGTTTAGCAGTGTGGCATCAGTGGTTGCTCTAACTTGCCTTACAACTTTGTTATGGATTAGCCACTTTATTTAGAAATCGCGCTTGAGGGAAACAATTGAAATTGGACTGGAAATGGAGTGGGCGAAGTAAATACACACGTTACCAGAGTGTTGAGTTTGGGCACTCTTAACAGTCATTATTACTCAGTGTTTATTGATAAATCAGACAAAATTGCCATCTTAGTTTTGAGTGTCTAAATTAGGTGATAATGGTTATTataatttggttattttgcatGACTCAAGCTAGTAAGTAAATACACTCTGTAATCTCaaccaattttttaatttgttaaatacTATCATTGTCAACAtctcttttcatttgcttcagaCTTAATGAACAAGCCAGTGAGGAGATTTTGAAAGTAGAACAGAAATATAACAAACTCCGCCAACCATTTTTTCAGAAGAGGTCAGAATTGATCGCCAAAATCCCAAATTTTTGGGTAACAACATTTGTCAACCATCCACAAGGTATGTTTTGGACAGGGCATTGTTAAAGGATAAACAGTGTTTGTTAGAATGGAGGAAGCTTGGTGAAGACTTAGTCCAGCATGCTGGGTTGCGTGCAACAaagacaggctgggtgcggtggcgcacctgtaatcccagcactttgggaggccgaggtgggtggatcacttgaggtcaggggttcgaaaccagcttggccaacaggttgaaaccccgtctctactaaaaatacaaaaaaaattagctgggcgtggtggcgcgcgcttgtaatcccagctactcgctacttgggaggctgaggcaggagaatcgcttgaacccaggagggggaggttgcagtgagccgagattgtgcgcttttgcattccagcctgggcgacaagagtgagactgtttcaaaaaaaaaaaaaaaaaaaaaaaaacctcaaagacGGGAAAAGATATACAGCTActgctttctattctgtttagGAGAAGCTATATTCTAATTGCTTGATGAAAGATAGTGACAGTCTGATATTGAGCAATTGCCTTTAGTTAATAATGGGTTTATAAAACCAAAGATGCTCACTAAGTTCGGAAAAATTTTAAAGGGATCACTTAAATTGTTGTTAGTGTGTGCCTGTTGAAAATTCAGCTGACCTGTAATTTTCTGGCCTAGTGTCTGCACTGCTTGGGGAGGAAGATGAAGAGGCACTGCATTATTTGACCAGAGTTGAAGTGACAGAATTTGAAGATATTAAATCAGGTTACAGAATAGATTTTGTAAGTATCTCTAACTTAATCTTGTTTGCCACTGTGGAAATTAATGTGAGCTTTGGTTGGAAGACCTGTTCATATTTCTAatctttcaattatttattacagtattttgatgaaaatccttactttgaaaataaagttcTCTCCAAAGAATTTCATCTGAATGAGAGTGGTGATCCATCTTCGAAGTCCACCGAAATCAAATGGAAATCTGGAAAGGTATGTTTTGAGGAATTATTTGACAAAAATAGCATTTTGCCTATTTCAGTTTAGTTTTAACCACTTACAAGTGCTTGATACTTTGGTCATGTGGCTAAATACAAAACCTTAAAATATAAAACGTTCCAGTGTGCTGAAGCCAAGTATTACAGTAGTTTAGGGTTCTCATTAGATACTACAGATgtaggcaggaagatctcttgagcctaggagtttaccctgggcaacatagacccttaccttccaaaaaacaaaaaaaaagagaaaaatctagcCCAAGTTTAAGAATTGAGAACTGGACTaaattttttgttgctgttgttttctgcAGTGGTGACTGAGCTCTTCAAATGGCTTGCCATTTCTCAAAATCATTTACATCCGTATTTAGGTAGTAAGACATAGTTTAGATATTTATACTGTGTTGTGCTAGTGGCTGTTAACAGTGGAACTAATTTTATGGAAAACCAAATGTAGTTGATACTACCTCTACCTGCTGCACAGTTTTATAATTGCTCTTAGGTAATAATGGTAGCGTAGATAGTATACTGATATTTGTTTTGCTTAGCTTTTGgggaaaatcttattttttaaattatagggaGTTTGGGTGTTATGGAGAGATTGTATCAAAAGCTCTTCCGGTATTCATTTAGGATTTGACGAAACGTTCGAGTCAAACGCAGAATAAAGCCAGCAGGAAGAGGCAGCATGAGGAACCAGAGAGCTTCTTTACCTGGTTTACTGACCATTCTGATGCAGGTGCTGATGAGTTAGGAGAGGTCATCAAAGATGATATTTGGCCAAACCCATTACAGTACTACTTGGTGAGTTCTAATACTCATTTATTCAAGGTTGGACTTGTCTCGGTTGTTTAAAAATGAGTCCTtatattgtgcttttttttttttaaggttcccGATATGGATgatgaagaaggagaaggagaagaagatgatgatgatgatgaagaggaggaaggatTAGAAGATATTGACGAAGAAGGGGATGAGGATGAAggtgaagaagatgaagatgatgatgaaggggaggaaggagaggtaaAAGAAAATTTGGCTAAACCCACAAAGATAACTTTTAAAGAATTCATGTTATTTtggggtgtatatatatatatatagtgtggtAGAACTGACCAGAACTGATTGTGGAAAAAAAGTAAGCCATTTTGTTGTTCAAGAATTAAGGAAATGTTTGATAAGCACATGGTACTAATGTTTAActaggttttttttggtttttttttgggtttttttggttagACTTATCACCACCCAAGCTTGTTTTTCCCTAGCCAGTACTTAGGCAATATAGGCAGTGTAGCTGGTCAAATTCTGACATCTCTGAAATAACAAAGTTTCATGTATTTTCGACAAACTGCACAATTTCTGAATAGTCAAATTAGGATAGGTTGGTTTTATTTCGGATTATTTGATCCGAAATATACCTGATTTGGTTAGAACTGAAGTTACTAATTAATCTGAAGCAACATCATCACGGGTGTTTCCTTCGATGCAGCTGACTTACAGGTTTAGAAACTGGAGTGCCCCCAGGGGCACTCGTGGGGTCCATTGTGGTCCATATGAAAGCAAGTCTCAGCATTAATCCTGAAGATTAACTGCCCACTTTTTCTTTCAGGAGGATGAAGGAGAAGATGACTAAATAGAACACTGATGGATTCCaaccttcctttttttaaattttctccagtCCCTGGGAGCAagttgcagtcttttttttttttttttttttttttccctcttgtgcTCAGTCGCCCTGTTCTTGAGGTCTCTTTTCTCTACTCCATGGTTCTCAATTTATTTGGGGGGAAATACCTTGAGCAGAATACAATGGGAAAAGAGTCTCTACCCCTTTCTGTTCGAAGTTCATTTTTATCCCTTCCTGTCTGAACAAAAACTGTATGGAATCAACACCACCGAGCTctgtgggaaaaaagaaaaacctgctcCCTTCGCTCTGCTGGAAGCTGGAGGGTGCTAGGCCCCTGTGTAGTAGTGCATAGAATTCtagcttttttcctcctttctctgtaTATTGGGCTCAGAGAGTACACTGTGTCTCTATGTGAATATGGACAGTTAGCATTTACCAACATGTATCTGTCTActttctcttgtttaaaaaaagaaaaaaaaacttaaaaaaatggggTTATAGAAGGTCAGCAAAGGGTGGGTTTGAGATGTTTGGGTGGGTTAAGTGGGCATTTTGACAACATGGCTTCTCCTTTGGCATGTTTAATTGTGATATTTGACAGACATCCTTGCAGTTTAAGatgacacttttaaaataaattctctccTAATGATGACTTGAGCCCTGCCACTCAATGGGAGAATCAGCAGAACCTGTAGGATCTTATTTGGAATTGACATTCTCTATTGTAATTTTgttcctgtttatttttaaattttctttttgtttcactgGAAAGGAAAGATGATGCTCAGTTTTAAACGTTAAAAGTGTACAAGTTGCTTTGTTACAATAAAACTAAATGTGTACACAAAGGATTTGATGCTTTTCTCTCAGCATAGGTATGCTTACTATGACCTTCCAAGTTTGACTTGTATAACATCACTGTCAAACTTTGTCACCCTAACTTCGTATTTTTTGATACGCACTTTGCAGGATGACCTCAGGGCTATGTGGATTGAGTAATGGGATTTGAATCAATGTATTAATATCTCCATAGCTGGGAAACGTGGGTTCAATTTGCCATTGGTTTCTGAAAGTATTCACATCATTTGGGATACCAGATAGCTCAATACTCTCTGAGTACATTGTGCCCTTGATTTTTATCTCCAAgtggcagtttttaaaattggCCTTTTACCTGGATATAAATTAATTGTGCCTGCCACCACCATCCAACAGACCTGGTGCTCTAATGCCAAGTTATACACGGGACAGTTGCTGGCATGTCTTCATTGGCTATATAAAATGTGGCCAAGAAGATAGGCTCTCAGTAAGAAGTCTGATGGTGAGCAGTAACTGTCCCTGCTTTCTGGTATAAAGCTCTCAAATGTGACCATGTGAATCTGGGTGGGATAATGGACTCAGCTCTGTCTGCTCAATGCCATTGTGCAGAGAAGCACCCTAATGCATAAGCTTTTTAATGCTGTAAAATATAGTCGCTGAAATTAAATGCCACTTTTTCAGAGGTGAATTAATGGACAGTCTGGTGAACTTCAAAAGCTTTTTGATGTATAAAACTTGATAAATGGAACTATTCCATCAATAGGCAAAAGTGTAACAACCTATCTAGATGGATAGTATGTAATTTCTGCACAGGTCTCTGTTTAGTAAATACATCACTGTATACCGATCAGGAATCTTGCTCCAATAAAGGaacataaagattttttttggaCTGGGGTCATTCTCCTTGTTTTATAGAGAAATGTTACTTGCTATTGGATTCAGAAATTGTTCTAGTTTTTTGTCTTCACATCGTTAGTGACTGGGGAAGCGTGGGTTAGCGCTAATGGTATGACATTGGTTTAGAAAGCTTTGAGCTGGTCGGTGTCCGAGTAAAGGACAAATTCAAATATCTTACTTGGATACAGTTTCTGAGTAAACAGTTTCTGAGAGGGTGAGTATAGCATTTTCATTCTGAAGTCTCAAAAGGACTTTTCACTAGGAAGAAAATTGAGTACAGTGGGTCCTGTTATCTGCAGCTTCAGCTACATGTGGTCAACTACAATTCAGATACTTTGAGACTACATTCACACCTATACTGTATGTTAAATGTGTGAATGTATAGTTATAGTATACAATAGTCAAAATTATCCTATAccgttaatctcttactgtgcttaATTTGGAAATTAAGTTTTATAGGCAGGTACAGGAAAAATTGTATGGGGCTTGATACTCCTGTGGTTTCAGGCAGCCACTGGGGCATCTTAGAATGTATCTCCTTTGGATAAGTGGGGCTACTGTAGTCATTTGAATCAATATCCACAAGCCTGTGATAACTTTCTCACAAACTTAACAGTGAAACTTAGCACAACTAGTGGTTTTACATGCTGGTGAGCGTCTAGGGCTGTCAGGTTATAGGTCACAATAACGTTTATTTTCGGGAATGTAAAAAATCGGGAGCCCTTTAAGGTAGTAGTAGTTCACTCAACTATTGTGATCTCCTGAGGTGCCACTAATATCTGCAAATCTTGTAAGAGAACTAGGctgtgagaaaacaaaatggCAACCTTACTGTACCAAAAACTTCCATACACAGTAGCCAGCATGCCTTGTGTCCAACTGCAAGACAAGTTCTTGGGCTGGTCTTTAGTGTGTATTGGAATGGGCTCAGCTCCTTTTCTCAAGgacatttgaaaatagaaaatagaagttgggcacagtggcgcatacctgtaattgcagtactttgggaggcccaggctgaaGGATCGTGTAAGTCCAGGAGCTCTAGGccaacctggatgacagggaCATCCCAACACtaccattaaaaaacaaacaaacaaaaaaacaggtgtggtggcgctaggctaatcctagctacttgagaggctggggcaggattgccttagcccaggagttttgaggctgcactgagctatgagtTTGCCACCgtgcttcagcctgggccacagagcaagaagaCCCTGTTCAAAACAAGACAAGAGTAATAATGGCTGTTTAGGAAGGGGCTGTGTTCCCAAGCTGTGCTGTATTTGGTTTATGAGGGGTATTTAATAACTGCATGAATTAGGATGGAGGGCAGTAGCTTGCAAGATGTCCTTACATCTAGTTTCAAAACCTTAAGGAATATTCTGCTTTAGACCATCTCGGTTTTTGTTTCTCcagtgatttcattttatttgtttttgagacagaggtatcactctgtcgcctaggctggagtgcagtggcacgatctcagctcactgcaacctccacttagcaggttcaagccattcttctgcctcagcctcctgaatagctgggattacaggcacgtatcaccatacccagctagttttcatattttagtagagatggggtttcatcgtgttggtcaggcgggtctcaaactcgcgacctcacgtgatctgcccgcctgggcctcccaaa comes from the Homo sapiens chromosome 9, GRCh38.p14 Primary Assembly genome and includes:
- the SET gene encoding protein SET isoform 2 (isoform 2 is encoded by transcript variant 2), giving the protein MSAPAAKVSKKELNSNHDGADETSEKEQQEAIEHIDEVQNEIDRLNEQASEEILKVEQKYNKLRQPFFQKRSELIAKIPNFWVTTFVNHPQVSALLGEEDEEALHYLTRVEVTEFEDIKSGYRIDFYFDENPYFENKVLSKEFHLNESGDPSSKSTEIKWKSGKDLTKRSSQTQNKASRKRQHEEPESFFTWFTDHSDAGADELGEVIKDDIWPNPLQYYLVPDMDDEEGEGEEDDDDDEEEEGLEDIDEEGDEDEGEEDEDDDEGEEGEEDEGEDD
- the SET gene encoding protein SET isoform 4 (isoform 4 is encoded by transcript variant 4); the encoded protein is MMPRSHQPPPPPHEKEQQEAIEHIDEVQNEIDRLNEQASEEILKVEQKYNKLRQPFFQKRSELIAKIPNFWVTTFVNHPQVSALLGEEDEEALHYLTRVEVTEFEDIKSGYRIDFYFDENPYFENKVLSKEFHLNESGDPSSKSTEIKWKSGKDLTKRSSQTQNKASRKRQHEEPESFFTWFTDHSDAGADELGEVIKDDIWPNPLQYYLVPDMDDEEGEGEEDDDDDEEEEGLEDIDEEGDEDEGEEDEDDDEGEEGEEDEGEDD
- the SET gene encoding protein SET isoform 1 (isoform 1 is encoded by transcript variant 5), producing MAPKRQSPLPPQKKKPRPPPALGPEETSASAGLPKKGEKEQQEAIEHIDEVQNEIDRLNEQASEEILKVEQKYNKLRQPFFQKRSELIAKIPNFWVTTFVNHPQVSALLGEEDEEALHYLTRVEVTEFEDIKSGYRIDFYFDENPYFENKVLSKEFHLNESGDPSSKSTEIKWKSGKDLTKRSSQTQNKASRKRQHEEPESFFTWFTDHSDAGADELGEVIKDDIWPNPLQYYLVPDMDDEEGEGEEDDDDDEEEEGLEDIDEEGDEDEGEEDEDDDEGEEGEEDEGEDD
- the SET gene encoding protein SET isoform 3 (isoform 3 is encoded by transcript variant 3), which translates into the protein MGCRDLLPSLKPTLLEKEQQEAIEHIDEVQNEIDRLNEQASEEILKVEQKYNKLRQPFFQKRSELIAKIPNFWVTTFVNHPQVSALLGEEDEEALHYLTRVEVTEFEDIKSGYRIDFYFDENPYFENKVLSKEFHLNESGDPSSKSTEIKWKSGKDLTKRSSQTQNKASRKRQHEEPESFFTWFTDHSDAGADELGEVIKDDIWPNPLQYYLVPDMDDEEGEGEEDDDDDEEEEGLEDIDEEGDEDEGEEDEDDDEGEEGEEDEGEDD